Part of the Methylophaga nitratireducenticrescens genome is shown below.
TTTTTAGGCTGGATGCTTAAACGCAGTCAATTTTTTCATGCAGCTCATAATGGCCAGTTAAAGGTTTTAGGCTCGCTCTCTTTGGGTACGCGGGAAAAAGCTGTGTTGATACAAGTGGGTGAACAACAGCTTTTAATTGGTGTCACTGCTCAACATATCAGCACTTTGCATACGCTATCCGAACCTCTTCCTATTCGTGAAATTTCCCAACCCGCTGAGGGTGAGTCATTTGCTGATCGGCTGAAACAGATGATGCAGCAACGGGGCAATAAATAATGCGTAGCATGGGCCTGTTTTTATTACTGATACTGCTGCCAGGACTGGTTTTAGCCGAGCCCGGTATTCCGGCATTGACCTTGTCTACTGGCGAAGATGGCTCACAAAGTTATTCGCTGACCTTACAGATCCTGGCACTGATGACGGTACTGACGCTGTTGCCGGCAGCATTGTTAATGATGACCTCATTTACCCGGATCATTATTGTATTGGCGATTTTACGTCAGGCAATGGGCGTGCAGTCCACGCCTTCCAATCAGATTATGATTGGTCTGGCGCTGTTTCTGACCTTTTTTATCATGTCTCCAGTGTTCAGCACAGCTTATGAAAATGGCGTCCAGCCATATATGGACGGCGATATCGAAGCTACTGCTGCTATTGAACAGGTCAGTCAACCCTTTCGTGAGTTTATGCTGGCTCAGACCAGAGAAAGTGATATTGCTTTATTTGCTGAAATTGGTGGTTATTCCGCCATTGAAAGCCCTGACGACGTACCT
Proteins encoded:
- the fliO gene encoding flagellar biosynthetic protein FliO translates to MKYWQVISVNSVALFPLLVNAETMSSTPVNASTLLQTIFGLVVVLAIIVFLGWMLKRSQFFHAAHNGQLKVLGSLSLGTREKAVLIQVGEQQLLIGVTAQHISTLHTLSEPLPIREISQPAEGESFADRLKQMMQQRGNK
- the fliP gene encoding flagellar type III secretion system pore protein FliP (The bacterial flagellar biogenesis protein FliP forms a type III secretion system (T3SS)-type pore required for flagellar assembly.), whose protein sequence is MRSMGLFLLLILLPGLVLAEPGIPALTLSTGEDGSQSYSLTLQILALMTVLTLLPAALLMMTSFTRIIIVLAILRQAMGVQSTPSNQIMIGLALFLTFFIMSPVFSTAYENGVQPYMDGDIEATAAIEQVSQPFREFMLAQTRESDIALFAEIGGYSAIESPDDVPFSLLLPAFVTSELKTAFQIGFLIFVPFLIIDLVVASVLMAMGMMMLSPMLISLPFKLMLFVLIDGWALLMGTLASSFYI